TGTCTTTTCACTTGGTTTAAAAATGATTGAGTTACCCGAGATTAGGTTTGCTGTGATTTGCCCGTTTGCTAAGTGGCAAGGAAAGTTAAAAGGCCCTATTATAAAACTTGGACCAACTGGTTTGTAATAGATATGTGCATTTGTACCAGGAGCGATACCTTCCATATTCTTCGTTTCAATTCTTGGAAGTGATGCCGCGATCGTTACATCTACTTTTGCAATTAATGCTGCTGCTTCTGTACGAGCTTCCCACAGAGGCTTTCCAACTTCAAGAGCAATTGCTGTTGCAATTTGATCTTGCTTTGTTTTAAGTACTTCTTGATATCTTCTTAAGGCATCAATCCTTTCTTCAATTGAAGTATTTCTCCATGTTTGAAAACCCTTGTGAGCAGAGTCAATTAGTTCTTCTATATGTGCGTAGTTTACATTTAAATTCCAAAGTGTTTTCGAAGTATCACTAGGACACTCGCGAGTAATAGTTCTGTCATTTCTTAAATTTACTGAATCATCAAATGCGATAAATTCATTGTTATAAAATGATCCTTTCAGTTGAAACATATCTTCTCCTTAGATCGCCATTATTATTTTAACTGCACCATCATCTAATCCAAATGATGATGGCTCATCTACAGTTAGTATATCATTGTTTAAATTACCTTTTAGACAAACAATTTCAAACTCTTTATTGTCAGTAACGACAAGATAGAATTTAGGTGAACTTGTTTTACCTTTCTTTATTTGTGCTTGTTGAATTGTTTTAACAGGCTTTATATCATCGAGTTGACATCGATAGTGAGGCCCACCGTCAAAAGGGTCAACTTCGTGAGTATATTTGAATCCAATAGACTCAAGCATTCTTTTAACAGGTTCAGTATCGGCACCTACTTTCCCAACGGCATCCCTTGCTTCTATTGGAAGTAGAGTTTCGTAGATTGTACCTGACGGGAAGAGGCTAAGAATAAACTCTTTATTCTTACGACTCAGAACATCGGCATCATGATATTCCATATTTAAAAATCGACGGCCGATAGCTTCCCAAAGTGGTGACTTCCCATCAGCATCAAACGGAGGCATGAGCTCTGAGTGAATTGTTTCTTTGAATCGATCCTTATTAAGTCCCATATAGAGAAAACGTGAGAAAGATAAAACTTTACCAAGCTTAAATGGATTACCTCGATATGTAGGATCGAGAATAAGTCCACCAATTTCGGTTGGACCATCTGTATCATAGCCAAGTTTTAGTGTGCCATGGATGAAACCAGTATTTATAGACTCCGAAAATTTATTTTCTTGTCCTACTTTTAAATAAAAGTGTGGTTCTTCTTCATCACCATGCCTAGCGTGAATCATTGAGCAGCCAATGACTCGTGATGCTTCAAGATCTTCCAGCACAAAAATGTAATGATCATTAGAAAGATTATCACTTTTTTGTTTGAAAGATCTTAGAGAGCTTTCTATTTTAGAGCTTATAAGCTCTTTGTCTGGGGGAAGGTTAATAAATGTGTAGAGACCTGAAAGGTCATACAAGTCTTCTAAGTCATCTGCTCTTACGGGTCTAATCTTAAACATCTAGTCTTCCTATTTAATTCTACTTAATTTGTTCAAGTACGGTTTTTTCGATAATTGAGATAATGTCGTCAATATGTTCATCAGTCATTGCAAGAGGCAATAGTAGACGAACTCTTGTAGGCTCTTTCCCCGCCATAAAGGCAATAATTCCATTATCGAATAGGCTCTTCACAAAACTCGATACAGTTTCAGTTGATGAATCTCCAACTTCAAATGCAATCATTGTTCCGATTCCTCCAACATAAGTAATCTTATCTTGGCATGAATTCTTCATAAGGTGTGTAAGTCTTGAAATAAACTTATCTTCTAGTTCTTTAATTCTTCCACTTTCCCCATAGAAGTTTCCTTCAGTAAGATATTTAACAAGCTTGCTACCTGTTGATAGTGCAGAAACAGAACCATTGAATGTTCCAGCAATAAGCCCTGGCTTAGGGTTTAGTTCTTCGCTAAATAGAACACCACATACTTGTAGTGCCTTTCCAACAGAAACAATGTCGACATACTTATCGAGACCCATTGTTTGGAATGCAAATAATTCTCTTGTACGTCCAAAAGTTTGAACTTCATCTACCCAGATATAGATACCCTTTTTCTTTGCCCACTTAAAGATTTCTTCATAATACTCTTTAGGACCAAAAATGAAGCCACCTTCTCCTTGAATGATTTCAAGCATAAGTGCGCAATGTTGATTCGGGTATTTTGAAGTTACTTCTTCTAGTGCTGCTAGTGTATTTTTGAGTGAATCTTCTGGATTATTTTGATCAAAGTGAGGAACGTGATCAACATCAAGAGACTTTGGCATACCTTGGCGGTAATTCGCATTATGTGTAATATCTTGAGTTGCTACTGAGCGACCTGCAAAAGCTTTTTGAAATGCGATTACACGGTAGGCAGGGTCTTTCTTTTGCCAAACAAGCTTTAGTGCCAGGTCATTTGCAAAACTTCCTGAACCTGTAAACCAAAAGTGCTTAAGGTTACTTTTTTCTACTGCTTTTAGTAGATTACTCGTTAATTCAATTGCCTGTGGATAGGGTTGTAGGTTTCCACACATTACTGTGTCACCAAGAGCTGCTTCAAGGTGTGACTTAATATATATTGGGTGCGAGTGGCCAAGTAGGTTAGGTCCAATACCACCAATTAGATCGTATTTCACTGATCCATCTATAAGTTCTGTAAAAGGGCCATGTCCACGTCCCGAAGAAACGTAGTTGAAGTAAATTCCCTTTCCTCTTTCTTGATTATATTTTTTTAAAGTTTCTTCTACTAAGTTCTTCTTTTCCTCCTGAGGACCTCGAACTTCCATGAAATTCTTTTGCTCCTTAAGAATTGAAGAGAATAGTTTATCAAACTGATCATTTATTTCGTTATTTCTTACACCGTATTCCATATCCAACCTCTTTTTATGTGGTAGAATTATCACTCACTTGCAAACGCTACAAGCCAATTAGATAATAAATTTATGTCAGATACTAACACAGGAAATCCACTAAAAGAATTAGAAGACCTTTATAAAAATAAAGATTATGAAGGCTATAAGAATCTCTTAATTAAGAATAAAGATTTATTCGTTGATGCGCAGTATTTCTATAATTTGGGCACTGCATATCTTAAATTAGAAGACATTGGTGCGGCCCGTTTAAATTTAGAGAAGTCTTATAAGCTCGGGCAACAAGACAAGCTTGTTACTAATAATATTAATTATATTAAATCGCACTATGACCTCGTGAGTCAGGATGTGAGTTTTGTTGCTAAGGCAATGGATATTCCTACTGTTTACTTTACAAGTTTTTCATTGATTCTTTTAATTATTACATTAATTTTCAATTTGAAGACAAAGTTGCATAAGGCCATTATCTTTTCATTCTTTCTGATTTCATTGACGCCGCTTATTTTTAGTAATGTCTATTTGAAAGGTAGTTACAAAAATGCCATTGTTATGAAGAATGCAGATATCTTTGAGGGCCCTTCAGCAATTTTTGAACATAATCAAATTGCCAAAGAAGGTTTAAGAGTTATCACTTCTAAGAAAAACGATAATTGGTTCTTTATCTATTGGCCTAGCGAAGCTAAGGGATGGATAAAAGCTGAAAATATTGAATTCTATTAAAGGCCATATATGACTGAAAAGTATTCAAAAGAAGATCGCATTGACATTAATTTAATAAAGTTTTTGTGGTCTATTAATCCTCTCATTAAAAGTAATAAGGTAACTATTCCGTACTTATTAAGGGATACCGTAATTCTAAGAAGCTTAGGGGAGTTTGAGCTATTTCAGTTATCAAAATACTTTCATAAAAGAACCTATGAAAAAGGTGAAGTTATTTTCAAAGAAGGTGATTTTGGTATTGGGTTCTATATAATTGTTTCAGGAAGAGTTGAGCTTTCGACGGAGAGAAATGGTAAAAAATTTCATGTAACAAATCTCGATCGCAAAGATTACATGGGAGAAATAGGACTTTTAGAAGATGGTCACAAGAGATCAGTAACAGCAACTGCTGTTGAGCCACTAGAACTTCTGGGAATTTTTAAACCAGATGTTCAATTAATGATTTCAGAAAAGCCGGCCCTTTCTTCAAAGTTTTTACAGGCCATGAGTGAACTTGTTGTAAAAAAACTTCATATTCTAGCTCGTGAAATTAGAAAGCTTAAGGTTGAAAACTCTCATTTGAAAGATGAAGTTGTTAAAATGAAAGAAGAGATTGGTAAGAATGACTAGTAATGATCGTCTTAGGGCCATTATTTTCGGTTTATTTATCGTCTCTTCGATGTTGTTATTCTTCGTTTTTCCACGAGTCGCAACACCGTTATTAATTTGTTATGTGCTAACGCTTATTCTAAATCCACTCCTCTTATTTTTTGAAAGATTTGGGATAAACCGTACGGCTTCGTCAGCACTTGTTGTTACACTTCTACTTTTTTTAACGATCTACCCTATTGTAAAGGTTACACCTTTAATGGTTAGTGAAGTAAATAACCTTGAAGTCTATATTCCAAAAGTCGAAAATTTTCTGAAGTCTGTATACGCGCAGCTGCAAGCATTTGTTGCTGATCGTACCGGCTACCACTTAAGTAGTGGTTATCTCCTACAATCAATGAATTTTATTAAAGATGAGTTTAGTGCATTTGTTCTTTTAGTTCCAAAGTATCTAGGATCTGCACTTGAATTATTCTTTATTGTACCTCTTTTCTTATTCTTTACTCTAAAAGATATGAGAAATTTCAGGGAGCGTGTAACAA
The DNA window shown above is from Bacteriovorax sp. BAL6_X and carries:
- a CDS encoding cyclic nucleotide-binding domain-containing protein, which codes for MTEKYSKEDRIDINLIKFLWSINPLIKSNKVTIPYLLRDTVILRSLGEFELFQLSKYFHKRTYEKGEVIFKEGDFGIGFYIIVSGRVELSTERNGKKFHVTNLDRKDYMGEIGLLEDGHKRSVTATAVEPLELLGIFKPDVQLMISEKPALSSKFLQAMSELVVKKLHILAREIRKLKVENSHLKDEVVKMKEEIGKND
- a CDS encoding arginine N-succinyltransferase, yielding MFKIRPVRADDLEDLYDLSGLYTFINLPPDKELISSKIESSLRSFKQKSDNLSNDHYIFVLEDLEASRVIGCSMIHARHGDEEEPHFYLKVGQENKFSESINTGFIHGTLKLGYDTDGPTEIGGLILDPTYRGNPFKLGKVLSFSRFLYMGLNKDRFKETIHSELMPPFDADGKSPLWEAIGRRFLNMEYHDADVLSRKNKEFILSLFPSGTIYETLLPIEARDAVGKVGADTEPVKRMLESIGFKYTHEVDPFDGGPHYRCQLDDIKPVKTIQQAQIKKGKTSSPKFYLVVTDNKEFEIVCLKGNLNNDILTVDEPSSFGLDDGAVKIIMAI
- a CDS encoding tetratricopeptide repeat protein, which translates into the protein MSDTNTGNPLKELEDLYKNKDYEGYKNLLIKNKDLFVDAQYFYNLGTAYLKLEDIGAARLNLEKSYKLGQQDKLVTNNINYIKSHYDLVSQDVSFVAKAMDIPTVYFTSFSLILLIITLIFNLKTKLHKAIIFSFFLISLTPLIFSNVYLKGSYKNAIVMKNADIFEGPSAIFEHNQIAKEGLRVITSKKNDNWFFIYWPSEAKGWIKAENIEFY
- a CDS encoding AI-2E family transporter; amino-acid sequence: MTSNDRLRAIIFGLFIVSSMLLFFVFPRVATPLLICYVLTLILNPLLLFFERFGINRTASSALVVTLLLFLTIYPIVKVTPLMVSEVNNLEVYIPKVENFLKSVYAQLQAFVADRTGYHLSSGYLLQSMNFIKDEFSAFVLLVPKYLGSALELFFIVPLFLFFTLKDMRNFRERVTRLLPNKYFEKLYHLSFQFNRQIGDYILAKVIEASILGIIIFTGLFFLDIRFSLLFGLLAAVTNIIPYLGPVFGAIPAFIFIAAEYGMGTHFGGAFILYMVANVIDIAIVFPLLVSKIVDLHPVLVVVSVILGSQLLGITGMIISIPLAAAAKLLINQMLKDVYEERY
- a CDS encoding aminotransferase class III-fold pyridoxal phosphate-dependent enzyme, encoding MEYGVRNNEINDQFDKLFSSILKEQKNFMEVRGPQEEKKNLVEETLKKYNQERGKGIYFNYVSSGRGHGPFTELIDGSVKYDLIGGIGPNLLGHSHPIYIKSHLEAALGDTVMCGNLQPYPQAIELTSNLLKAVEKSNLKHFWFTGSGSFANDLALKLVWQKKDPAYRVIAFQKAFAGRSVATQDITHNANYRQGMPKSLDVDHVPHFDQNNPEDSLKNTLAALEEVTSKYPNQHCALMLEIIQGEGGFIFGPKEYYEEIFKWAKKKGIYIWVDEVQTFGRTRELFAFQTMGLDKYVDIVSVGKALQVCGVLFSEELNPKPGLIAGTFNGSVSALSTGSKLVKYLTEGNFYGESGRIKELEDKFISRLTHLMKNSCQDKITYVGGIGTMIAFEVGDSSTETVSSFVKSLFDNGIIAFMAGKEPTRVRLLLPLAMTDEHIDDIISIIEKTVLEQIK